A window of Paenibacillus phoenicis genomic DNA:
ATCTTCATCCGTTGTGGCTTCCTTCTGGCCGTTGTCCGCAGCTGCGGTATCTTCCGACGCCTTGCCAGCATCGGCCGTTTGCGTATCCGTGGAGGTTGCGGTATCGCCGTCTTTGGCCACATCCGTATTTTCGCTCTTGCCCTCTTCGGCGGATTGCTCGGTTTGATCGTCAATCGCTGTATCGTCCGTGATTGTGCTGCTGTTTTCACTGCCGTCCGTTGTCACTTCCGAAAGGATGACATCATCGCCGTCTGTGCTTCCATTCATGCCGTTATTTGTCGCAGTCACCTGTTGTCCGTCTGCTGTTGTCGCAGGTTGCGGTCCTTCTTCCGTAAATAAGTAGTAAGCGGATAAAATCACCATCAAGCTCAGCATGGAAACCAGCCAAATCGTTTGTCTTTTGGATTTCATATTGGATTTCCTCCTCAAAAATGTATTCGAACGAAACGTTTCCTTAAATTTTGATTGCTTCCTTATTGAGATTGCTTGCGCGGGACGACGGAGATCCGGTAAGCCGGTACGTTTAAGCCCTTCTCAACCGCATCGACGATCAAGCTTTTCACCGTTTTGTTCTCAGCTCCCCGGGCGACGACCAGCACGCCACGAACCTTAGGCTTGATCTTCTTGGTGACGATCGGCTGCTCGCTGCCGGAAGCCTCGTAGGTGACGATCTGTCCGTCACGGGTATATTGGGTGATATGGCGTTTTCCCCCACCCGCATCGCTTTCTTCCGTTAGCTCCTGCGAATCTTTGATGTTTCGTTGGACCACGATTTCCTCGGTCGAATCGATGGTGACCAGCACATCCACCGCACCGACGCCCACGATTTTCTCCAAAATCTCCTTGGTTTTGCCTTCGAGCGCCGTTTCGATGCTGCTGAATTCATCGTCGCCCGTGACGCCCGCAGATCCGGTCGATCCGGAAAGGTCCTGCATCATCGGCGGTTCGCGGCTCCCTTCGCCGTTGTTATCCAGCTGCTTCACGTTAACGAAGGAGTTAAACAACATGATGGCGATCCCAACCAACCCGAGGATCAACAGCCAACGAAACGTACTTGCGGTTTTTTTGCCATCCGTACCCTTGCCTAGCCATTGCTCCAGTTTCTTCAGCCATCCCGGCACTTTCTTCACCTCCCGGCGTGTTAATCATTTAGATGCTCGGCCCTAAGGACCGTGATTGCCTCTCGATCAACGCCCCAGTTCTCCTGGAGCAGCTCTTCGATTTGCGAGACCAGCCGGTCTGCCGCCGGCTCGGCATCGCCTGCGGACGTGCCGCCGATTTTGCCATCTTCCCCTGAAGGGTTCCCGTCCAACGACTCTTCAGGGGAACTGGCCATCGCCGCTTGGCTCTGCGCTTCGGATTCCTCCTCAGCGTCCCCGGTCTTGCCGGAATTGCTTGTGTTTACGCTGATTTTTATTTTTTCTACCGGTGCGATCGATACCTCCGGCCCTCTTCCGGCTGCATCGGCTTTTGCTGTTTGCTCTTCCGACTTCACCTGCGCCATGACGACCTCTACTGAGGAAATAACCGGCTCTGCGGCCAGCGGACGGATTCCGCCGGCTTCGGATTTTTCCGCGGGTTTGGTTTTCAGCTTGACGGTTACCCGTTCAACTTGCCGTCCTGTCGAGCGCTCGATTTGTTGCTTCATTTGCCTTGCCGCCTCCTCGCCTGCCCAGGCCAACGCTTCGGACTCCTGCTTTTCCCTCAGCTTCTCGCCCTGCTGTAGGATCGCTTCCGTGCTTTGAACCTGGGAATGACTCTCTAGTCCGTCCCAGCTCGTCGAGAATGCTGCCTCCAGCTGGTCTTTGGCATCGGCTGAGAAGAAACGCATGACTGGGGATATCAACGTTAGCAGGATCAGCAGGCTGACCACGAATCTGACGTAACGCTCCATCGCGCGGTTGGGCAGCAGCAAATCGATAAACACGGCGATTAACACGATGAAGATGATTTCTCTCAGCCACTCCGCCAGCCAGTCCACGCATGATCACCACCCCTTGTAATTCGTTTGGGCCCCTTTAGGACGTCTCACCTCATCATCACGGTGATGTTCCCGGCGGTCAGCATGATCGTTATCGCCAGGAAGAACATCATGCCCACCGCGGCCAGCGCTGCGAAGACATACAACATGCTCTTGCCGATCGTCTCCAGGCATGCGATGACCGGCGAATCGCCAAGCGGCTGCATCACCGCCGCAGCCAAGTTGAAGATTAGTGCCAGCGTAATGATCTTGATCGCCGGAAAGGCGCACAGAAACAGCAGAATGATCACCCCGACCAGACCGATCGAATTCTTGACGAGCAGGGAAGCGGAGATGACCGTGTCCGTTGCATCGGCGAACACTTTGCCGACAACCGGGACGAAGTTACCGGTCAGATATTTGGCCGCTCGCAGGGTGACCCCGTCCGCCACGGATCCGGCGATCCCTTTGACCGAGATGACGCCGAGAAAGACGGTGAGCAGGATCCCAAGCAAAGCCATGCTCACGGTACGCAGTAAATTGGCCAGCTGGGTGAGCTTATACTTGTCGGACAACGAGCTAACGATGTGCAGCACCGCCGAGAAGAACAATAGCGGGAATATGACCGTATGCACCGCCGTCCCCACCGCATGGACCATAAATACAACCAAAGGGTGGGTCACCGTTACCGTTACCGCATTGCCTAAGGAAGCCAGCAGCGTGAACAGCAGCGGCACCATCGCCATCATAAAGTCGATCATTCCGCTAATCGCATTCGTCGCATAGGTGATCGCCACATGAAAGCTGTTGATTGCAAGCACCAAAATCACCATATAGCAGATGGAGTAGGCAACTTTACTGACCTGCTTGCGCTCGAATGCGGTTTGCAAGGTTTCCAGAATCATACTGAATATGGAGAGCAGCACGATGGTCACTAAGATGTGTCCGTTATACAGCACCTCGTGCCACATATATCGCATCAGGCCGCTTAGCCCCGCCTTCAGACTAAAGCTCTGGTCCTGCTGCAGAAGCATATCCATAAAGGAAGGAAGCTTCTGATCCGGGAAAAACCCGCCGTACTCCTTCATCAGCTGCTGCCAATACGTTTCGACCTGATCGGTGGGAAGCTCCTTGGCTTGGCGTTGGATCCAGTTGTCCCCTTCCCCTTCGGCGGAGGCGATGACGGGCATGTACCCAAACAGCAGGACCCCTAAGACGATCAAGAGCAGCGTAGAAGCGCGCCATCGTTCAATCGTTGCTGGCATAAGTCTTTCTCCCCAATCTGATGCAATGCGCCTGCTAAGCCGGCAGCAGCTTGATGACCGTTTCGATAATAATGCTGATAATCGGAATGGCAAGCACCATGATGAGCACTTTGCCCGCCATTTCGATTTTGCTGGCGATGCTCTCCTGACCGGCATCCCGGACGATCTGTGCTCCAAACTCGGCGATGTAGGCGATCCCGATAATTTTCAGGATCGTCTTCAGATAGATCATCTGGACGCCGGACTTGTTGGCCAGATCCTCCAGCACCTCGATGATCCCGCCGATTTTTCCGATCAGGTACAGGAAGATCAGAACGCCCGTGCTTGCGGCAATCAGGAAAGCGAACATCGGCTTTTGTTCCTTGACGACCAGAACCAGCACGGTTGCGATGAGCCCGAGCCCTACAACTTGGATAATTTCCACGGAGCGCTCACCTACTGGAATAAAAAGATTGATTTGATTTCCTGAAACAGACTGTCAAGCAACCGGATGACCATGAACAGGACGACCACAAACCCGATCAGCGTCACCCAATGCGCCATGTCCTCTTTGCCCATCTGCTTCAATACCGTATGGATCATGGCAATGATGATACCGATGCCTGCAATCTGAAAGATGGCGTTCACTTCTATGTTCATTGATTTGGCACCTCACTAACGATTTCACAGGCGTCAATCAGCCGTGGAGGGAAATGGTATTCAGTAGAACAAAATGACGATGAACGCTCCGCACAAAAGCCCCAAGCTTCGATACATTTTCTCATAGCGGGCCTGTTCTTCCCGTGCTGCGGATTCCTCGCTCTCCAGCTGCCGTACGGCTGTGGCGATATGACCGAGTTGATCCTTCCGGTCGCTTGTCCCGAGCGTTAAGCTAAGCTGCCTTATGACCTCTTGCTCGGGCGCCTTCATCGCGGTATAGCTCCACAGCTTCGTTACGGCTTGTTCCAGACTCTCCTGGGCGGTTAGCGGGTGAGCGGAACTCATATGGTCCGCCGCACGAACGAAGATCGCTCGGATCGGCTCGCCGCTTTGCTCGCCGATTCTTCGGAGGGCGTCCGGAAGCGGTGTAAAGCCGTACATGATCTCCGTCTCGAGCCGCTTTAATGCGAGGATCAGCCTCCGGATTTGGCTTGGCCGTGCCGCGAATTGCCTGGCTTGCAGCCAGCCTGCCATGGTGGCAGTCAGCAGGACGAGTGCAGCTCCAAACATCTTAAGCATGCTCTTCCCTGCCTCTCCATCCGGGGGCGGCCGCCGGGATGCCGCGGCGTTTGCCGTCCCACAGCTTAAAGGCAAGTCCCTTATCCGTCCGCGCGATCACCGCATACATTTGGAAGAAGGAGCTTTCCGCCAGCCGGGACAATGCCGGGCGCGCAGCCAAATCGTCCACGCTTGAACCATGCGCCGTGGCGATGACGCGGACGCCGGCGTGCAGCGCTTCAGCCAAAGCCTCGGCATCCTCCGGTCGACCGATTTCATCGACGATGATGACATCTGGCGACATGGAGCGAATCATCATCATGATTCCTTCTGCCTTCGGGCAGCCGTCCATCACATCGGTTCGCGGACCCATGTCAAAGCCGGGCACTCCCCGCTTGCTGCCGGCAATTTCGGAGCGCTCGTCGATGACCGCAACCTTTAGCCCCGGCCAGGAGGCCTCGGGATGTCCCCAGGTTCCGCTGCTAATCTGGCGCGCTAAATCGCGAATCAGCGTCGTTTTTCCTTGCTGGGGAGGAGACAGGATTAAGGTGTGATACACCGTTTTTTGCCTGAAATCGAGTAGCCTCGGCAGGATCGGATCGGCAATGCCTCTAATTTCTCGGGCAATCCGCACGTTAAACCCGCTGATGTCCCGCAAGTGCTCCACCCTTCCTCCGCTGAGCAAGGTTCTCCCGGCTAGTCCGATACGATGGCCGCCGGCGATCGTGATAAACCCTTTGCGGAGCTCTTCCTCCATCGTATACAGCGAATGATTGGTGATCAGGTCAAGCAGCCGTTTGCCGTCCTGCTTGCCCGGTTTGTAAGCGGCGTCCGGATTCCGCGTCATCTCCCCGTCCGGCGTTAGAAAATAGTAGCGGCCACCCGTATTAATCTCCAGCGGTCGTTCCTCGCGTATGCGGATTTCTTCCAAAGCCGGAAAGATAGAAGGCGGAAGCTTCAGCAGCAAGTCCCGGAGATTGTCGGGAAATACGGTCAACCAACTCTGGTTCATAGGCGTACCCCCAAAACTCTTACTTTCATGCATGTCCATACCGCCTGGTTTGCTTTCTCTTATTTGGATTGTTTTTTGCTATATCACATGTGTATGCTTGTACTTGATCAATATGCTAGGGAACTCTATCATTTCTTCAAAATGCCGATTAAGAGACAAGTCACCCCGCACCCGATCCATGCCATCTTTCCCCACGACAATTTGTCGGCCATCCCGACAAGTCCAATGGACGTGGTGACAAGCAGAATGGTCGGGCCGACGAACGCCAGCGCCGAATTTACGGCCAGCGCCTTATCTACCCTGCCCAGCTTCAGCATAAGCAGCGCTGCTAGAATTTCGATCGTACCCGAAAAAATTCGCAAGGCCGCCATGCTTGTCACGAATTTATCAAGCATATATACCTCCTTCTTGTCCCATCTGTTCTCTTAACGATATGCCTGAAAATCTCTATTTATTAAAAAAAAATCCCCCGAAGCGATTCGCTTCGAGGGATTCCTTTTTTCCCGTTCTTAAGTTGCTTGTTATGCGGATTAACGCCGCTCCTGCGGACCGCCAACAAATGCGGTGGTCTCCGCATCCAGACCATATGCCGTATGCAAGGCCTTCACGACATCGTTCAGCTTGCTTCCTTCAATCACGCAGGACACCTTAATTTCGGAGGTGCTGACCATCTCGATATTGACGCCTTGCTTGGAGATCACTTCAAACATTTGTGCCGCAACGCCCGGATGGCTGACCATCCCTGCGCCTACGATCGAAACCTTCACAAGCCCTTCCTGAGAGGTGACCTTCTCGTAAGGCAGCTCGTTACGGATCCCTTCCAACACCTTCACTGCCTTGTCGCAATCGGACAGAGCTACTGTAAAGGAGAAATCCGCTTTACCATCCGTTACGCCGCTTTGGACGATGATGTCCACGTCGATCTTGGCCTCAGCCAGAGAGCCAAACACCTTCGCCAGTACGCCGGGCACGTGCGATACGCCCAATATGCTGATTCGGGCCACGTTCTTATCATACGCGATCCCGCTGACTACCACACCTTGTTCCATATTGACTTCCTCCTTCACGACCGTACCTTCATGATTGTTAAAGCTGGAGCGGACGACGAGCCGTACATTATTGTGCTTCGCATATTCCACCGCACGGGGATGCAGAACCGCCGCGCCTAAGTTCGCGAGCTCAAGCATCTCGTCGTATGAGATTTCGTTCAGCTTGCGGGCATTCTTTACGATCCGCGGGTCGGTAGAATACACGCCGTCCACATCGGTATAAATCTCGCAATAATCCGCCTTTGTCGCCGCAGCCAAGGCAACGGCCGTCGTATCCGAACCGCCGCGCCCGAACGTCGTAATCTCCCCGTCCTCAGTCAAGCCCTGGAAGCCGGCAACGATGACGATATATCCCTCTTCCAACGACTTGAGCACCCGCTCCGGCTTAATATCGGTAATGCGTGCTTTGCCATGCTCCGCCTCCGTGCGGAAGCCCGCTTGCCAACCGGTATAAGAAACGGCCTTGGCGCCCAGCGCATCGATAGCCATCGCCATCAACGCGATCGAGATTTGCTCGCCGGTCGTCATCAGCATATCCATTTCCCGCAAAGGTGGGTCTGGATTGATCAGCTTCGCCTGATCGATCAAATCGTCCGTCGTATCGCCCATCGCGGAGACGACCACCATCACCTGATGCCCTTCCTGCTGTTTGTTCACAACACGCCGGGCGACGCGTTGTATGCGCTCCGTATCGCCTACGGAACTGCCTCCAAATTTCATCACGTATAAAGCCAAGTCAGACCCTCCCTAATGGTGCTCCAAATCGGAGCATTCAGCCCATTGAATCCAGTAACGCTTTAAACCAGTATAATACGAAAGACCCGAAGTTCGTCAATGGTTTTGCCGATATTAACAAAAATTCCTCCACCCAGGAAGGTGGAGGATGCCCGTTGGTACAAGACTCCGCCTGGAGCGGAGCCTTGACTAC
This region includes:
- a CDS encoding SpoIIIAH-like family protein, which codes for MKSKRQTIWLVSMLSLMVILSAYYLFTEEGPQPATTADGQQVTATNNGMNGSTDGDDVILSEVTTDGSENSSTITDDTAIDDQTEQSAEEGKSENTDVAKDGDTATSTDTQTADAGKASEDTAAADNGQKEATTDEDVLSQLEAQGVSSSDTLNAYQFARAQDNVKKQEELMKTINENESLEEAAMAQQELSALEEKEAKIYDIEERLKQQYANAVVQEADDKYKVVVISEKMEAKEAVSIMDLVIKELGVSQDKVSVQYVKQ
- the spoIIIAG gene encoding stage III sporulation protein AG, producing the protein MPGWLKKLEQWLGKGTDGKKTASTFRWLLILGLVGIAIMLFNSFVNVKQLDNNGEGSREPPMMQDLSGSTGSAGVTGDDEFSSIETALEGKTKEILEKIVGVGAVDVLVTIDSTEEIVVQRNIKDSQELTEESDAGGGKRHITQYTRDGQIVTYEASGSEQPIVTKKIKPKVRGVLVVARGAENKTVKSLIVDAVEKGLNVPAYRISVVPRKQSQ
- the spoIIIAF gene encoding stage III sporulation protein AF, which translates into the protein MDWLAEWLREIIFIVLIAVFIDLLLPNRAMERYVRFVVSLLILLTLISPVMRFFSADAKDQLEAAFSTSWDGLESHSQVQSTEAILQQGEKLREKQESEALAWAGEEAARQMKQQIERSTGRQVERVTVKLKTKPAEKSEAGGIRPLAAEPVISSVEVVMAQVKSEEQTAKADAAGRGPEVSIAPVEKIKISVNTSNSGKTGDAEEESEAQSQAAMASSPEESLDGNPSGEDGKIGGTSAGDAEPAADRLVSQIEELLQENWGVDREAITVLRAEHLND
- the spoIIIAE gene encoding stage III sporulation protein AE, whose translation is MPATIERWRASTLLLIVLGVLLFGYMPVIASAEGEGDNWIQRQAKELPTDQVETYWQQLMKEYGGFFPDQKLPSFMDMLLQQDQSFSLKAGLSGLMRYMWHEVLYNGHILVTIVLLSIFSMILETLQTAFERKQVSKVAYSICYMVILVLAINSFHVAITYATNAISGMIDFMMAMVPLLFTLLASLGNAVTVTVTHPLVVFMVHAVGTAVHTVIFPLLFFSAVLHIVSSLSDKYKLTQLANLLRTVSMALLGILLTVFLGVISVKGIAGSVADGVTLRAAKYLTGNFVPVVGKVFADATDTVISASLLVKNSIGLVGVIILLFLCAFPAIKIITLALIFNLAAAVMQPLGDSPVIACLETIGKSMLYVFAALAAVGMMFFLAITIMLTAGNITVMMR
- the spoIIIAD gene encoding stage III sporulation protein AD, which encodes MEIIQVVGLGLIATVLVLVVKEQKPMFAFLIAASTGVLIFLYLIGKIGGIIEVLEDLANKSGVQMIYLKTILKIIGIAYIAEFGAQIVRDAGQESIASKIEMAGKVLIMVLAIPIISIIIETVIKLLPA
- the spoIIIAC gene encoding stage III sporulation protein AC, with the protein product MNIEVNAIFQIAGIGIIIAMIHTVLKQMGKEDMAHWVTLIGFVVVLFMVIRLLDSLFQEIKSIFLFQ
- the spoIIIAB gene encoding stage III sporulation protein SpoIIIAB, which translates into the protein MLKMFGAALVLLTATMAGWLQARQFAARPSQIRRLILALKRLETEIMYGFTPLPDALRRIGEQSGEPIRAIFVRAADHMSSAHPLTAQESLEQAVTKLWSYTAMKAPEQEVIRQLSLTLGTSDRKDQLGHIATAVRQLESEESAAREEQARYEKMYRSLGLLCGAFIVILFY
- the spoIIIAA gene encoding stage III sporulation protein AA is translated as MNQSWLTVFPDNLRDLLLKLPPSIFPALEEIRIREERPLEINTGGRYYFLTPDGEMTRNPDAAYKPGKQDGKRLLDLITNHSLYTMEEELRKGFITIAGGHRIGLAGRTLLSGGRVEHLRDISGFNVRIAREIRGIADPILPRLLDFRQKTVYHTLILSPPQQGKTTLIRDLARQISSGTWGHPEASWPGLKVAVIDERSEIAGSKRGVPGFDMGPRTDVMDGCPKAEGIMMMIRSMSPDVIIVDEIGRPEDAEALAEALHAGVRVIATAHGSSVDDLAARPALSRLAESSFFQMYAVIARTDKGLAFKLWDGKRRGIPAAAPGWRGREEHA
- a CDS encoding YqhV family protein, with product MLDKFVTSMAALRIFSGTIEILAALLMLKLGRVDKALAVNSALAFVGPTILLVTTSIGLVGMADKLSWGKMAWIGCGVTCLLIGILKK
- a CDS encoding aspartate kinase; amino-acid sequence: MALYVMKFGGSSVGDTERIQRVARRVVNKQQEGHQVMVVVSAMGDTTDDLIDQAKLINPDPPLREMDMLMTTGEQISIALMAMAIDALGAKAVSYTGWQAGFRTEAEHGKARITDIKPERVLKSLEEGYIVIVAGFQGLTEDGEITTFGRGGSDTTAVALAAATKADYCEIYTDVDGVYSTDPRIVKNARKLNEISYDEMLELANLGAAVLHPRAVEYAKHNNVRLVVRSSFNNHEGTVVKEEVNMEQGVVVSGIAYDKNVARISILGVSHVPGVLAKVFGSLAEAKIDVDIIVQSGVTDGKADFSFTVALSDCDKAVKVLEGIRNELPYEKVTSQEGLVKVSIVGAGMVSHPGVAAQMFEVISKQGVNIEMVSTSEIKVSCVIEGSKLNDVVKALHTAYGLDAETTAFVGGPQERR